From a region of the Myxococcaceae bacterium JPH2 genome:
- a CDS encoding flagellar hook-length control protein FliK, whose amino-acid sequence MATESDSSKPAASSAGAAAPELRLLDRRAFVGFPALEVQPGLRISDFALQIPDVSFPFNVSAGATRYQRKKLLFGFLELSVDADLVGRKVAELAGRLAGIEDLRLHFRPGYLEGQGRLPAPERTPFTFKVAFDADGDKLAVYLYDVRLYGFCATPSVQVPGLLSTAVGALALLPDVEVRGATGFSTRVLPALCQLAALSRGYKMPTLDTARLSAAEVSPSGLRLRFSAGGLPPPSPPDEELMLTLEGARAFADAEALVAQGRLAEARQAYLQAGDAQDAHPFAAERLLSLLVADPQAHDLALDVAATLLRRRDRSPAALWGEAVVRERRGEGARAAERYLALCAQARRVSEDAAAFFAAEAAARSSRDTAPQVAVKALHELLGLKPDHLPSLKALARASDQARDRAGAVRAYRRLAALARDPIEAADAHVHLARLCAQTDDDVAGARLHCEAALRLSPDQPDALLLLGELCHRGGEHLRALKALDRLRDVALARHELDRVGQSNLLAGRVWEEGLRQPENALLRYREAVSLLPGEPEPLFAAARVAEGLGRLQEALSGYQQALELAGPAPRSEGVRKAAHESHHALARLYRSRLGDPARAREHLESALALDPRDGVALDELIPYFRGTGRGQELAEALEKAAALKEEPKARAALWAEAGELYRGRLQQPEKAERLLTLALEAEGDHRPALESLLSLAEARRDGALLTRCLASLARLTTEPKERAQRYRRLSVAARDLAFDLDLAAHALQEVLRAEPDDLPSLGELCALQRKRSDMAGLATALEERARVAEAQGDKRLGAAALRELANVLEARLGRVGEALVALEKAARLAPDSAVLLDLADLSLRCERPEHARRALEGLLAMMPRTAAPEKLADVRSRLGRACEMLGDREGAIAAYAQAFPLRRLDDALAARLEALYTEAGEAQALAELWATRAQALVGASRAEEAAPLYLQSARVLLERGERPAALLRLTASLEASPKGPLAAEVLELLAELELERGEKLEAARLYARRALLVPEAREGAKLLFRASLLAAGTSREESFLAEALERDATYAPARVHRGELRLVTDARAALEDFEAVLALPPSDADAPRETERVALTRKAATAAVRASRTDAARRLLAEYCARAPEDLDARLELAALHRKAGAREALADLLVELWPRLTGEARRQVRRELAELSLALGRTTTSADSLRGLLRDEPEDTWAAQALLELLPPAGTGTPDEEAERLELLGTLVSASTGEARAELLARRAALHRSAGRLDVAREDYAEAASLSHRPAPLWLALAELAHEAQEESSELEAWRRAVAADASLGARARERMMALAAVLLRKDSRGPAREALRAAIDLEPPAEERCDAFFALAELARRDGQTDEEASALAEAARQGPVPRRVEALLTRAALLEAAGGLREAARDLESALALAPRHARAIDGLHRVLRGLEDWKGLTALLAEEAPHAPTGSGAALYAELAGLYLDRLGQPGPAEAALRQSLRLEPTDSAVRRRLVSLVAGRGEPLEAALLLEAAAEGALPEEAASLLREGVAHARRAEDVDRALRLARRAHALMAAQGEDLAILAELLYQRGAVREALPLQESLAAAADFHDAPDQAEDVFLRLGELAEQSGDVRRAVTAYRTLLAERPLCEPAVGRLSALLERDDPRGAFEVLVTHARALAPSERTAQRLVALADRARAALSDAGVAASLLSRAASMSEAPLPLHRRLVSLYRETGRVVDLLVELRQVAGLSLAADDLASALAAYEEEARLAEDTGRADEALRALVDLRELLTEQGRPAEAATHERRRAELLRDVKLDLSAAEEALESAFALAADLGTARLGAALAERRDDASAEARWLERGLPLLIETPARAPVLLRLARLNLGVLADSTKAEGFLREALRQDRALAEAETLLAGLLEKEDRLGELAAWYEECAGDAPDAARRADLFYRAALLYRDRAHKPEAAAAALIAARSARPDDLELTAQAAELLHQVRRPADAAEFDAVLLEADPFREPVFTRHHAFLVSTEDWQALAELMLRRAGRQSPTEAAASYLSAARAFRDAGAHERALLCENQAFELSPASEEAFERVRERAAGDVRRLAELLAQRAAAVTPDEALPLLRERATTLLDAGEALLAAEAFDDYLARASTDVDALSARAELAARDGGPTAARPYDRKLLSAGGDALPVPLRARTHLRLGHASLAAGAFHDAAESFDAVVALEPEGERGHEALSLLAEVHARTNNASGLYRASLLLAQRTDDGATREAMYRRAAELFEDPREAIDALLPLVRLRPSDATVIDRAVRGLRALGRHGDLLAVYEAGAEAAGGARAAELLLAAASVAAESMADPEAAWALTQRAAEADPSDVPALRALVEGLRARAQTALLVDALERLIPLTVDADEASTLRLEFATLAREAGREDVAREALELVVARGPSGAGYAEALEVLEPLLGESHARRAEVRVARAELVTGAQRVTLLVAAARAFEKAERLEDALKAAKAAASTEPDLRAALLVAHLHRASGDAPRAAQSLLQAAKLAAPDERPPLLLEAADLWEKANESGEALEVIERIASEAPDTLTPAELAERFGRLGAFARAVAVGFAPAMAAGEYTDALAMAAQAGDTARSREALWALVALPDADAAHAGALADGLRAEGEWEGLLELAGLSAERDAAFAVALRDEVARGAAASVRARLRALDELSTTPGFAARLTLLLPDAGGLPEPVAEAVLTHVRAQPEPARIEALTMLADGWPERRASLLRERYTLERALERLEPAERTLARLAEGDADPKSRAALHLERGELLQGPLAQPAEARQAFESALADDDACLPAVRFLLALVDESREPAVFLSLAERLSAEEGPDAWAPHRERLADAFEALGRPGDAAAQLEQLPETDERLARRARLAEERGHTGEALQLRERLTDEPAMLESILRGYLEAQLVAPATRLAERLADSGVLSPEATRLVAERLAPTAEGASLAIRLWPALLRERTVDVDGWTLFAEALRAVGRKDVVERVDGIAAALASSKTPAPRPPVSALPAREGTFEHVLPANAVPVTTESLPRLHSALSPMLASLGAADVRIRVAPTGGVEAYLLTPDTLVLGAASLACFGPVELGWLCALALVLGEDGARLTRPGPVPGLDAAAVTAWRAMPASLAAGRVLALLDASVRGGDPMRVEVGAVLANSEAFRAVALAALDV is encoded by the coding sequence ATGGCCACCGAAAGCGACTCCTCCAAGCCCGCCGCGTCCTCGGCGGGTGCCGCCGCACCCGAGCTGCGTCTGCTGGACCGGCGCGCCTTCGTGGGCTTCCCGGCGCTGGAGGTGCAGCCCGGCCTGCGCATCTCCGACTTCGCGCTCCAGATTCCGGACGTCAGCTTCCCGTTCAACGTCAGCGCGGGCGCCACGCGCTACCAGCGCAAGAAGCTGCTGTTCGGCTTCCTGGAGCTGTCCGTCGACGCGGACCTCGTGGGCCGCAAGGTGGCGGAGCTGGCCGGACGACTGGCGGGCATCGAGGACCTGCGGCTCCACTTCCGCCCGGGTTACCTGGAGGGCCAGGGGCGGCTGCCCGCGCCGGAGCGCACGCCGTTCACGTTCAAGGTCGCCTTCGACGCGGATGGGGACAAGCTCGCCGTCTACCTCTACGACGTGCGGCTGTATGGCTTCTGCGCCACGCCGTCGGTGCAGGTGCCGGGGCTCTTGTCCACGGCGGTGGGCGCGCTGGCGCTGCTGCCCGACGTGGAGGTGCGCGGCGCCACGGGTTTCTCCACGCGCGTGTTGCCGGCGCTGTGTCAGCTCGCGGCGCTGAGCCGGGGCTACAAGATGCCCACGCTGGACACCGCGCGCCTGTCCGCCGCCGAGGTGTCTCCCAGCGGGCTCCGGTTGCGCTTCTCGGCGGGAGGCTTGCCGCCGCCGTCCCCTCCGGACGAGGAGCTGATGCTCACGCTGGAGGGCGCGCGGGCCTTCGCGGATGCGGAGGCGCTCGTCGCGCAGGGGCGACTGGCCGAGGCGCGTCAGGCCTATCTCCAAGCAGGGGACGCGCAGGACGCGCACCCCTTCGCCGCGGAGCGACTGCTGTCCCTGTTGGTGGCGGATCCGCAGGCGCATGACCTCGCGCTGGACGTGGCGGCCACGCTCCTGCGCCGACGCGACCGCAGCCCGGCGGCGCTGTGGGGCGAGGCGGTGGTGCGCGAGCGACGCGGCGAGGGGGCTCGCGCGGCGGAGCGCTATCTGGCGCTGTGCGCGCAGGCTCGGCGCGTGTCGGAGGACGCCGCGGCCTTCTTCGCCGCCGAGGCCGCTGCCCGCTCGTCGCGCGACACGGCGCCTCAGGTCGCGGTGAAGGCGCTGCATGAGCTGCTCGGCCTGAAGCCGGACCACCTGCCGTCGCTCAAGGCCCTGGCGCGCGCGTCGGATCAGGCGCGGGACCGGGCGGGCGCGGTGCGGGCCTATCGCCGATTGGCGGCCCTGGCGCGCGACCCCATCGAGGCGGCCGATGCGCACGTGCACCTCGCGCGGCTGTGCGCCCAGACGGATGACGACGTGGCCGGCGCGCGGCTGCACTGCGAGGCCGCGCTGCGGCTGTCGCCCGATCAGCCCGATGCGCTGCTGCTGTTGGGCGAGCTGTGCCACCGAGGCGGCGAGCACCTGCGCGCGCTCAAGGCGCTGGACCGCCTGCGCGACGTGGCGCTGGCGCGGCACGAACTGGACCGGGTGGGGCAGTCCAACCTGCTCGCGGGCCGCGTGTGGGAAGAGGGCCTGCGCCAGCCCGAGAACGCGCTCTTGCGCTACCGCGAGGCGGTGTCGCTGCTGCCCGGCGAGCCCGAGCCGCTCTTCGCCGCCGCGCGCGTCGCCGAGGGACTGGGGCGGCTCCAAGAGGCGCTCTCCGGTTACCAGCAGGCGCTGGAGCTGGCGGGCCCGGCGCCGCGCTCGGAAGGGGTGCGCAAGGCCGCGCATGAGAGTCACCACGCGTTGGCTCGGCTGTACCGCTCGCGGCTGGGTGACCCGGCGCGCGCGCGTGAGCACCTGGAATCCGCGCTGGCGTTGGATCCGCGCGACGGCGTGGCGCTGGACGAGCTGATTCCGTACTTCCGGGGCACGGGCCGCGGGCAGGAGCTGGCCGAGGCGCTGGAGAAGGCCGCCGCGCTGAAGGAGGAGCCCAAGGCGCGCGCCGCGCTGTGGGCCGAGGCCGGCGAGCTGTATCGCGGTCGGCTCCAGCAGCCAGAGAAAGCAGAGCGACTGCTCACGCTCGCGCTGGAGGCCGAGGGTGACCACCGCCCCGCGCTGGAGTCCTTGCTGTCGCTGGCGGAGGCGCGGCGGGATGGCGCGCTCTTGACGCGGTGCCTGGCCTCGTTGGCGCGGCTGACGACGGAGCCCAAGGAGCGAGCGCAGCGCTATCGGCGATTGTCGGTGGCCGCGCGCGACCTCGCGTTCGACCTGGACCTCGCGGCGCACGCGCTGCAAGAGGTGCTGCGCGCGGAGCCGGATGACCTGCCCTCGCTGGGCGAGCTGTGCGCGTTGCAGCGCAAGCGCTCGGACATGGCGGGGCTGGCCACGGCGCTGGAGGAGCGCGCGCGGGTGGCCGAGGCGCAGGGCGACAAGCGGCTCGGGGCGGCGGCCCTGCGCGAGCTGGCCAACGTGTTGGAGGCCCGCCTGGGTCGCGTGGGCGAGGCGCTGGTGGCGCTGGAGAAGGCGGCGCGGCTGGCCCCCGACTCGGCGGTGCTGCTGGACCTGGCGGACCTGTCCCTGCGCTGCGAGCGGCCCGAGCATGCCCGGCGCGCGCTGGAGGGACTGCTCGCGATGATGCCGCGCACGGCCGCGCCCGAGAAGCTGGCGGACGTGCGCTCCCGGTTGGGTCGCGCGTGCGAGATGCTCGGCGACCGCGAGGGGGCCATCGCCGCCTACGCGCAGGCCTTCCCGCTGCGTCGGTTGGATGACGCCCTGGCCGCGCGGCTCGAAGCCCTCTACACCGAGGCGGGTGAGGCGCAGGCGCTCGCGGAGCTGTGGGCCACGCGTGCCCAGGCCCTGGTGGGCGCGAGCCGTGCGGAAGAAGCCGCGCCGCTCTATCTCCAGAGCGCTCGGGTCCTGCTGGAGCGAGGAGAGCGCCCCGCGGCGCTGCTGCGCCTGACGGCCTCGCTGGAGGCCAGCCCCAAGGGGCCGCTGGCCGCCGAAGTGCTGGAGCTGCTGGCCGAGCTGGAGCTGGAGCGCGGCGAGAAGCTGGAGGCCGCGCGCCTGTACGCGCGCCGCGCCCTGTTGGTGCCGGAAGCGCGAGAGGGCGCGAAGCTCCTCTTCCGTGCCTCGCTCCTGGCCGCGGGAACGAGCCGCGAGGAGTCGTTCCTCGCCGAGGCGCTGGAGCGCGACGCCACCTACGCGCCGGCCCGGGTGCACCGGGGCGAGCTGCGCCTCGTCACCGACGCGCGCGCCGCGTTGGAGGACTTCGAGGCCGTGCTGGCCCTGCCGCCTTCGGACGCGGACGCGCCCCGAGAGACGGAGCGGGTGGCCCTCACGCGCAAGGCCGCCACCGCCGCGGTGCGGGCGTCACGCACGGACGCCGCGCGACGACTGCTCGCGGAGTACTGCGCGCGCGCGCCGGAGGACCTGGACGCGCGCCTGGAGCTGGCCGCGCTGCACCGCAAGGCGGGCGCACGCGAGGCCCTGGCGGACCTGCTGGTGGAGCTGTGGCCGCGCCTCACGGGAGAAGCCCGGCGTCAGGTGCGGCGCGAGCTGGCGGAGCTGAGCCTCGCCCTGGGGCGGACCACCACGTCGGCGGACTCGCTGCGCGGGCTCCTGCGCGACGAGCCCGAGGACACCTGGGCCGCGCAGGCCCTGCTGGAGCTGCTGCCGCCCGCCGGCACCGGGACGCCCGACGAGGAGGCCGAGCGCCTGGAGTTGCTGGGCACGCTGGTGTCCGCGTCCACGGGTGAGGCCCGCGCGGAGTTGCTGGCCCGTCGCGCGGCGCTGCATCGAAGCGCGGGGCGCTTGGATGTCGCCCGCGAGGACTACGCCGAGGCCGCGTCGCTGTCGCACCGCCCCGCGCCGCTGTGGCTCGCGCTGGCTGAGCTGGCGCACGAGGCGCAGGAGGAGTCCTCTGAGCTGGAGGCGTGGCGCCGCGCCGTGGCCGCCGATGCCTCCCTGGGCGCGAGGGCGCGTGAGCGGATGATGGCGCTGGCCGCCGTGCTGCTGCGCAAGGACTCGCGAGGCCCCGCGCGTGAGGCGCTGCGGGCGGCCATCGACCTGGAGCCGCCGGCCGAGGAGCGCTGCGACGCCTTCTTCGCGCTCGCGGAGCTGGCCCGCCGAGATGGCCAGACCGACGAAGAGGCCTCCGCCTTGGCCGAGGCCGCGCGCCAGGGGCCCGTGCCTCGACGTGTGGAGGCGTTGCTGACGCGCGCCGCGCTGCTCGAGGCGGCGGGTGGGTTGCGCGAGGCCGCTCGGGACCTGGAGTCCGCGCTGGCGCTCGCTCCGCGCCACGCGCGCGCCATCGACGGGCTGCACCGCGTGCTGCGCGGGCTGGAGGACTGGAAGGGGCTGACCGCGCTGTTGGCCGAAGAGGCGCCGCATGCGCCCACGGGCTCAGGCGCGGCGCTGTACGCGGAGCTGGCCGGCCTGTACCTGGACCGACTGGGTCAGCCGGGGCCCGCCGAGGCCGCGCTGCGCCAGTCCCTGCGCCTGGAGCCAACGGACTCGGCGGTGCGTCGCCGGCTCGTGTCGTTGGTGGCGGGGCGGGGCGAGCCGCTGGAGGCCGCATTGCTCCTGGAGGCCGCGGCAGAAGGTGCGTTGCCGGAGGAGGCTGCGTCGCTCTTGCGCGAAGGCGTGGCGCATGCGCGCCGGGCCGAGGACGTGGACCGGGCGCTGCGGCTGGCGCGTCGAGCGCATGCCCTGATGGCCGCGCAGGGCGAAGACCTCGCCATCCTCGCGGAGCTGCTCTACCAGCGCGGCGCGGTGCGCGAGGCGCTCCCGCTGCAAGAGTCGCTCGCCGCCGCGGCGGACTTCCACGATGCTCCGGACCAGGCCGAGGACGTGTTCCTGCGGCTGGGCGAACTGGCCGAGCAGTCCGGGGACGTCCGGCGCGCGGTGACGGCCTACCGGACCCTGCTCGCCGAGCGACCGCTGTGCGAGCCCGCGGTGGGGCGACTCTCCGCGCTGCTGGAGCGGGATGATCCGCGGGGCGCGTTCGAGGTGCTCGTCACGCACGCGCGCGCGCTGGCGCCTTCGGAGCGCACGGCGCAGCGGCTGGTCGCGCTGGCGGACCGCGCGCGGGCAGCCCTGTCCGACGCGGGCGTGGCGGCCTCGCTGCTGTCGCGCGCTGCGAGCATGTCCGAGGCGCCGCTGCCGCTGCACCGTCGGCTCGTGTCGCTCTACCGCGAGACGGGCCGCGTGGTGGACCTCCTCGTCGAGCTGCGACAGGTGGCCGGGCTGAGCCTCGCCGCGGACGACCTCGCCTCCGCGCTCGCCGCTTACGAAGAAGAGGCCCGGCTCGCGGAGGACACGGGCCGCGCGGACGAAGCGCTGCGCGCGCTGGTGGACCTCCGGGAACTGCTGACCGAGCAGGGCCGGCCCGCCGAAGCCGCGACGCACGAGCGTCGTCGCGCGGAGCTGCTGCGCGACGTGAAGCTGGACCTCTCCGCCGCGGAGGAAGCGCTGGAGAGCGCCTTCGCGCTGGCGGCGGACTTGGGGACGGCGCGGCTGGGCGCGGCGCTGGCGGAGCGCCGGGACGATGCCTCGGCCGAGGCGCGCTGGTTGGAGCGCGGGCTCCCGCTGCTCATCGAGACGCCCGCGCGAGCGCCCGTGCTGCTCCGGCTGGCTCGGCTGAACCTGGGCGTCCTGGCCGACTCGACCAAGGCCGAGGGTTTCCTGCGTGAGGCGCTCCGTCAGGACCGCGCGCTCGCGGAGGCGGAGACGCTGCTCGCGGGGCTCCTGGAGAAAGAAGACCGGTTGGGCGAGCTGGCCGCCTGGTACGAGGAGTGCGCCGGAGACGCGCCCGACGCGGCTCGCCGAGCGGACCTCTTCTACCGGGCCGCGCTGCTGTACCGGGACCGTGCCCACAAGCCCGAGGCCGCCGCCGCGGCCCTCATCGCCGCGCGCTCCGCGAGGCCGGACGACCTGGAGCTGACCGCGCAGGCGGCGGAGTTGCTGCACCAGGTGCGTCGCCCCGCCGATGCCGCTGAGTTCGACGCGGTGTTGCTGGAGGCGGATCCGTTCCGCGAGCCCGTCTTCACCCGGCACCACGCCTTCCTCGTGTCCACCGAGGACTGGCAGGCCCTGGCCGAGCTGATGCTCCGCCGCGCCGGACGACAGTCGCCCACCGAGGCCGCCGCCAGCTACCTCTCGGCGGCCCGGGCCTTCCGTGACGCAGGCGCTCACGAGCGCGCGTTGCTGTGTGAGAACCAGGCCTTCGAGCTGAGCCCCGCGAGCGAGGAGGCCTTCGAGCGCGTGCGCGAGCGCGCGGCCGGAGACGTGCGCCGGTTGGCGGAGTTGCTCGCCCAGCGCGCGGCGGCGGTGACGCCGGACGAAGCCCTGCCGCTCTTGCGCGAGCGCGCGACGACGCTGCTCGACGCGGGCGAGGCGCTGCTGGCCGCCGAGGCCTTCGACGACTATCTGGCCCGCGCGAGCACCGACGTGGACGCCCTGTCTGCACGCGCGGAGCTGGCCGCGAGAGACGGCGGCCCCACCGCTGCGCGGCCGTATGACCGCAAGCTCCTGTCCGCGGGCGGTGACGCGCTGCCGGTGCCGCTGCGCGCGCGCACGCATCTGCGACTGGGCCATGCCTCGCTCGCGGCGGGCGCCTTCCACGACGCGGCGGAGTCCTTCGACGCGGTGGTCGCGTTGGAGCCAGAGGGCGAGCGCGGTCACGAAGCGCTCTCGCTGCTCGCGGAAGTGCACGCGCGCACGAACAACGCGTCGGGGCTCTACCGGGCCTCACTGTTGCTCGCGCAGCGCACCGACGATGGCGCCACCCGCGAGGCGATGTACCGCCGCGCGGCGGAGCTCTTCGAGGATCCGCGCGAGGCCATCGACGCGCTGCTGCCCCTCGTTCGGCTGCGGCCCTCGGACGCGACGGTCATCGACCGAGCGGTGCGAGGCCTGCGCGCGCTGGGGCGCCACGGCGACCTGCTGGCGGTGTACGAGGCGGGAGCGGAGGCCGCAGGAGGCGCCCGCGCCGCCGAGCTGCTCCTGGCCGCCGCCTCGGTCGCCGCCGAGTCGATGGCGGACCCCGAGGCGGCCTGGGCGCTCACCCAGCGCGCCGCCGAGGCGGATCCATCGGACGTGCCGGCGCTGCGAGCGCTCGTGGAGGGACTGCGCGCAAGAGCGCAGACGGCGCTCCTGGTCGACGCGCTGGAGCGGCTCATCCCGCTGACGGTGGACGCGGACGAGGCCTCCACGCTGCGGCTGGAGTTCGCGACGCTCGCGCGTGAAGCGGGGCGCGAGGACGTTGCCCGCGAGGCGCTGGAACTCGTGGTGGCACGCGGCCCGTCCGGCGCGGGCTACGCCGAGGCGCTCGAGGTGCTGGAGCCGCTGCTCGGAGAGTCGCACGCGCGACGCGCCGAGGTGCGCGTGGCGCGAGCCGAGCTGGTGACGGGAGCGCAGCGCGTGACGCTGCTCGTCGCCGCCGCGCGCGCGTTCGAGAAGGCCGAGCGGCTGGAGGACGCGCTCAAGGCCGCGAAGGCCGCGGCCTCCACCGAGCCGGACCTGCGCGCCGCGCTGCTGGTAGCGCACCTGCATCGAGCCTCGGGAGACGCGCCGCGCGCGGCCCAGTCACTGTTGCAGGCCGCGAAGCTGGCCGCTCCCGACGAGCGCCCCCCGCTGCTGCTGGAGGCGGCCGACCTCTGGGAGAAGGCGAACGAGTCGGGTGAAGCGCTGGAGGTCATCGAGCGCATCGCCTCCGAGGCCCCAGACACGCTGACCCCCGCCGAGCTGGCCGAGCGCTTCGGACGACTCGGCGCCTTCGCGCGAGCCGTGGCCGTGGGCTTCGCGCCCGCCATGGCCGCCGGCGAGTACACCGACGCGCTGGCGATGGCCGCGCAGGCGGGCGACACGGCCCGTTCGCGCGAGGCGCTGTGGGCGCTCGTCGCGTTGCCAGACGCGGATGCCGCCCACGCGGGAGCCCTGGCGGATGGCCTCCGCGCGGAGGGCGAGTGGGAAGGACTGCTCGAACTGGCGGGCCTGTCCGCCGAGCGCGACGCTGCCTTCGCCGTGGCGCTGCGAGATGAGGTGGCGCGCGGCGCGGCCGCGTCCGTGCGGGCTCGCCTGCGCGCACTGGACGAGCTGTCCACCACGCCGGGCTTCGCGGCCCGACTGACGCTCCTGCTCCCCGACGCGGGAGGACTGCCCGAGCCCGTGGCGGAGGCCGTGCTGACGCACGTGCGCGCACAGCCCGAGCCCGCGCGCATCGAAGCCCTGACGATGCTCGCCGACGGCTGGCCCGAGCGGCGCGCATCCCTGCTGCGCGAGCGCTACACGCTGGAGCGAGCCCTGGAGCGGTTGGAGCCCGCCGAGCGCACGCTGGCACGGCTCGCCGAGGGCGACGCGGATCCGAAGTCGCGCGCGGCGCTGCACCTGGAGCGCGGCGAGCTGCTCCAAGGCCCGCTGGCGCAGCCCGCGGAGGCGCGTCAGGCCTTCGAGTCGGCGCTCGCGGACGATGACGCGTGCCTGCCCGCGGTCCGCTTCCTGCTCGCCCTGGTGGACGAGTCGCGCGAGCCCGCGGTCTTCCTCTCCCTGGCGGAGCGCCTGTCTGCAGAGGAGGGCCCGGACGCGTGGGCGCCGCATCGCGAGCGGCTCGCGGATGCCTTCGAGGCCCTCGGGCGTCCCGGCGACGCCGCCGCGCAGTTGGAGCAGCTCCCGGAGACGGATGAGCGGCTGGCCCGTCGCGCGCGGCTGGCGGAGGAGCGAGGCCATACGGGAGAAGCGCTCCAGCTTCGCGAGCGGCTCACGGACGAGCCGGCGATGCTGGAGTCCATCCTGCGCGGCTACCTGGAGGCGCAGCTCGTGGCCCCGGCGACGCGACTGGCCGAGCGACTGGCGGACTCAGGCGTGCTCTCCCCCGAGGCCACGCGCCTCGTCGCCGAGCGGCTCGCGCCGACCGCCGAGGGTGCCTCGCTGGCGATCCGCCTCTGGCCGGCGCTGCTGCGCGAGCGCACGGTGGACGTGGACGGCTGGACGCTCTTCGCGGAGGCCCTGCGTGCCGTGGGCCGCAAGGACGTGGTCGAGCGAGTGGACGGCATCGCGGCGGCGCTCGCGTCGAGCAAGACGCCCGCCCCGCGCCCGCCCGTGTCCGCGCTGCCTGCGCGCGAGGGAACCTTCGAGCACGTGCTGCCCGCGAACGCCGTACCGGTGACGACGGAGAGCCTCCCGCGGCTGCACTCCGCGCTGAGCCCCATGCTCGCGTCGCTGGGCGCGGCGGACGTGCGCATCCGCGTGGCCCCCACGGGAGGCGTGGAGGCGTACCTGCTGACGCCGGACACGCTGGTGCTGGGCGCGGCGTCGCTGGCGTGCTTCGGGCCCGTGGAGCTGGGCTGGCTGTGCGCGCTGGCGCTGGTGCTGGGCGAGGACGGCGCGCGGCTGACGCGTCCTGGACCCGTGCCGGGGCTGGACGCGGCGGCGGTGACGGCCTGGCGCGCGATGCCTGCGTCGCTCGCGGCGGGCCGGGTGTTGGCGCTGCTGGACGCGAGCGTGCGTGGCGGGGATCCGATGCGGGTGGAGGTGGGTGCGGTGCTGGCGAACAGCGAGGCCTTCCGCGCGGTGGCCCTCGCGGCGCTGGACGTCTAA